From the genome of Onthophagus taurus isolate NC chromosome 5, IU_Otau_3.0, whole genome shotgun sequence, one region includes:
- the LOC111426140 gene encoding enhancer of split mgamma protein-like encodes MATTSYEILSAEEPQPISRTYQYRKVMKPMLERKRRARINRCLDELKELMVTALQSEGENVSKLEKADILELTVRHLHKLRRQQRLSANPVIEADRFRAGYTHCANEVSRCLASIPGVDVGLGTKLMTHLGLRLNEMDKVSPLTVHVSTTTPYTPPGTPTPESVYQMPLTPASSTTSSVQAPGSPIDCSTTGLLKVAQNNEQVWRPW; translated from the coding sequence atggcAACGACATCTTACGAAATTTTATCCGCCGAAGAACCACAACCAATCTCAAGAACCTATCAATACAGAAAAGTAATGAAACCGATGTTGGAACGTAAACGACGTGCAAGAATCAATCGTTGTTTGGacgaattaaaagaattaatggTGACGGCGCTCCAAAGTGAAGGCGAAAACGTTTCTAAATTGGAAAAAGCCGATATCCTCGAGTTAACGGTTCGTCATTTACACAAATTGAGAAGACAACAACGTTTATCTGCGAATCCTGTGATTGAAGCAGACAGATTTCGCGCCGGTTACACTCATTGTGCAAATGAAGTGTCGAGATGTTTGGCCTCCATACCAGGAGTTGATGTTGGTTTGGGTACCAAACTGATGACCCATCTTGGGTTAAGACTCAACGAAATGGATAAAGTGTCACCTTTAACTGTTCATGTTTCAACAACGACACCTTACACACCACCCGGAACGCCAACCCCAGAAAGTGTTTATCAAATGCCTTTAACACCGGCTTCTTCAACCACCTCTTCAGTACAAGCACCCGGTTCGCCTATAGATTGTTCAACAACGGGACTTTTAAAGGTAGCCCAAAATAACGAACAAGTTTGGAGACCATGGTGA
- the LOC111426141 gene encoding enhancer of split malpha protein-like, which yields MNFNEYYIDNISNENQLNAKKARSTVHQLKQLIKSFLRKKKSSTYKKEDEPDFFGDNASEIDDNLANELLEARIFEEIDNCNEFSAVPVYENGKMEILPIARGQKYVPVNFARTEAGTFFWTSMHNGADCDISTYGDYNAISRGQMAQIQVPQDRWAQA from the coding sequence atgaatttcaaCGAGTACTACATTGATAACATCTCCAACGAGAACCAATTGAACGCGAAAAAGGCGCGTTCCACGGTTCATCAATTGAAACAGCTGATCAAGTCGTTTCTAAGAAAGAAGAAGTCATCGACGTACAAGAAAGAAGACGAACCGGATTTTTTCGGCGACAACGCCAGTGAGATCGACGATAATCTTGCCAACGAGTTACTCGAGGCGAGGATCTTCGAAGAGATCGACAATTGTAACGAATTCTCGGCGGTTCCGGTTTACGAAAATGGTAAAATGGAGATTTTGCCAATCGCAAGAGGCCAAAAGTACGTTCCCGTTAACTTTGCAAGAACAGAAGCCGGCACCTTTTTCTGGACCTCGATGCATAACGGAGCCGACTGCGATATTTCAACTTACGGTGATTACAACGCCATCTCTCGAGGTCAAATGGCACAGATTCAAGTTCCTCAAGACAGGTGGGCTCAAGCTTAA